From Homalodisca vitripennis isolate AUS2020 chromosome 1, UT_GWSS_2.1, whole genome shotgun sequence, the proteins below share one genomic window:
- the LOC124353987 gene encoding LOW QUALITY PROTEIN: cyclin-dependent kinase-like 1 (The sequence of the model RefSeq protein was modified relative to this genomic sequence to represent the inferred CDS: deleted 1 base in 1 codon) encodes MKSLKHPNLVNLLEVFRRKRKLHLVFEFCEHTVLHELERYPQGCPETMVRSISWQILQGVAYCHQHNCIHRDVKPENILLTAQGVVKLCDFGFARIMSPGENYTDYVATRWYRAPELLVGDTLYGPPVDVWAIGCVFAELVRGEALWPGKSDVDQLYLIRRTLGDLTQRHMLIFKSNEFFAGITLPQPDSLEPLHEKLPKHALGDPNILDFLHKCLDKEPSKRWTCEQLLTHPYFNNFHFKLPDQELEEFEKLRKHRDRSRNSSYSIAGGSSLLPQLPSNGPSPDYSRSNHLRGHTFDHLPDI; translated from the exons AGCCTGAAGCATCCAAACCTGGTGAATCTGTTGGAAGTGTTTCGGCGGAAGCGGAAACTCCATTTGGTGTTCGAGTTCTGCGAACATACGGTGCTCCACGAGCTGGAACGTTACCCACAAGGATGTCCCGAGACTATGGTGCGGAGCATCAGTTGGCAGATCCTGCAGGGTGTGGCGTACTGTCATCAGCACAACTGCATCCATCGGGACGTT AAACCGGAGAATATCCTTCTGACAGCACAGGGCGTCGTTAAGCTTTGCGACTTTGGGTTCGCCAGGATCATGA GTCCAGGAGAGAACTACACCGACTACGTAGCGACAAGATGGTACAGAGCCCCAGAACTACTAGTAGGGGACACGTTGTACGGCCCACCGGTAGACGTCTGGGCGATAG GTTGTGTGTTTGCGGAACTCGTGAGGGGGGAGGCTCTCTGGCCGGGGAAGTCTGACGTAGACCAACTTTACCTCATCCGCAGAACACTTG GTGACTTAACACAAAGACACATGCTTATTTTCAAATCCAATGAATTCTTCGCTGGAATCACTCTACCTCAACCAGATTCTCTGGAACCATTGCATGAAAAACTGCCAAAACACGCTCTCGGTGACCCAAACATTTTGGATTTTCTACAT AAATGCTTAGACAAAGAGCCCAGCAAGAGATGGACTTGTGAGCAGCTTTTGACACATCCCTATTTCAACAACTTCCACTTCAAGTTACCAGATCAAGAACTAGAAGAGTTCGAAAAGCTCAGAAAACATAGGGATCGTTCAAGG AACTCCAGCTATAGTATTGCTGGAGGCTCCAGTCTGCTGCCCCAGCTACCCAGTAATGGTCCGAGCCCCGACTACAGCCGGTCTAACCACTTGCGTGGTCACACATTTGACCATCTCCCTGACATTTGA